A section of the Virgibacillus sp. NKC19-3 genome encodes:
- a CDS encoding macrolide 2'-phosphotransferase: MILNKQQVVETARKYGLKVKEDSISFNESGLDFLVAYAKDDKGTEWVLRLPRRDDVMPRAVVEKKALDFIHKYVPFQVPVWSIYEDHLIAYKKLTGIPAGTIDPEMHNYVWKMNHENVPESFHQTLAKALASLHTLPRAEAHKAGLSVQTAEGARLLMIERMEKVKAKFGVGESLWNRWMLWVNNKELWPLRTGLTHGDIHAGHTLIDKDTNVTGLIDWTEAKVTDVSNDFVFQYQAFGETALEKLISYYRQAGGIYWPAMKEHIIELSAAYPVAVAEFAIASGLEAYEQMAREALR; the protein is encoded by the coding sequence ATCATTTTGAACAAACAGCAAGTGGTGGAAACAGCACGGAAATATGGCTTAAAAGTAAAAGAGGATTCGATCTCATTTAACGAGTCTGGTTTAGATTTTCTAGTCGCTTATGCAAAAGACGATAAGGGAACAGAATGGGTGCTGAGACTTCCTAGACGGGACGATGTAATGCCCAGGGCAGTTGTTGAGAAGAAAGCATTGGATTTCATCCATAAATATGTCCCTTTTCAAGTCCCGGTTTGGTCTATTTATGAGGATCATCTTATTGCTTATAAAAAATTAACAGGCATACCAGCCGGCACGATCGATCCAGAGATGCATAACTATGTGTGGAAGATGAATCATGAAAATGTGCCTGAATCATTTCATCAGACACTAGCCAAAGCTTTGGCCTCGCTGCACACCCTTCCGAGAGCAGAGGCTCATAAAGCTGGTCTTTCTGTTCAGACAGCAGAGGGAGCAAGATTATTAATGATTGAGCGTATGGAAAAGGTTAAAGCGAAGTTTGGTGTAGGCGAATCTCTGTGGAACCGTTGGATGTTATGGGTGAATAATAAGGAATTGTGGCCTCTGAGAACAGGTCTGACTCATGGGGATATTCATGCAGGCCATACGTTGATTGATAAAGATACGAACGTAACTGGTCTAATCGACTGGACTGAAGCAAAAGTAACAGATGTATCAAATGATTTCGTTTTCCAATACCAAGCATTCGGCGAAACAGCTTTAGAGAAACTGATTAGCTATTATCGGCAAGCAGGGGGGATCTACTGGCCTGCCATGAAAGAACATATCATTGAGCTTAGTGCGGCATACCCGGTTGCTGTTGCTGAGTTTGCGATAGCCTCAGGGTTGGAAGCGTATGAACAGATGGCGAGAGAAGCGCTGAGGTGA